The genomic region GTGACGCTGGAGAACTACCGTCAGCGCCACGCCCAGTACAAGGCCGACGCCGACCTGCAGGCTGCGCATGCCGCCGCGCCGTGGCTGGTGGTCTGGGATGACCACGAGGTGGATAACAACTGGGCGGACGAGGTGCCGGAAAACGCGGACCCGGCCCAGCTGAACGACACTGCGGCCAACTTCAGGAAGCGCCGGGCCGCCGCGTTCCAGGCGTATTACGAGAACATGCCGCTTCGCGCGCCGTCCATGCCCGCCGGGGCGGACATGAAGATCTATCGCACGGTCCAGTGGGGCCAGCTCGCCAACTTCCACATGATGGACACGCGGCAATACCGGGACGACCAGCTGGCCGGGGACGGCTGGCGGAAGAACGTCCAAGAGCGCCTGGCGGAGAACCGGACCATCACCGGAGCCGAGCAGGAGCAGTGGCTGCTCGACGGTTTCCGCAAGTCCAAGGCGCGCTGGGACCTCCTGGGCCAGCAAGTGTTCTTCGCCGAGCGGGACCGCAATCAGGCCGCCGAAACCATGGCCTGGAACGAGCACCTGAAGTTCTACAACGACCAGCGCGGCTATGTTCGGACCACCATCACGAAGGACTCCCTGACGGCTGACTTCCGCGTGCTGGACTACGTCAACACTCCGGGTTCTCCGGTCAGTACCAAGGCGTCCTTCCGGATCGACGACGGCGTGCCCGGCCTCCAGGCCCGCGCCTAGCCCCACCACCGCCCAGCAAAGCGCGAGCGGACACTTAAGCCCCCTTCCACGGCCGCAGCCAGGGCCACAAGTGTCCGTTCCCGCTCAGTCCTCCGTGGGCGTCGTGCGGTTCGAGTGGTAGTTCCGCCAACTGTGCTCGGGCGCGTAGCCCAGGAGCCGCCTGGCCTTGTCGATGGAGAGCAGGGTCTCGTGCTCGCCCAGCTGCTTCGTGACTTCCACCCGCGGGAACACTTCCTGAGCCAAGCTGGCACTGGAACGGCTCATCACGGTGTCCTCGTTGGCAATGATGAAGGCCTCGAACCCCGGCGCCCTGTATTCCAGTGCGCGTGCCACCGCCTGGGCACCGTCCCGGGCATCGATGTAACCCCAGAGGTTCCATTTGCGCAGGGCCGCGTCCGAGTCAAAGGACGGAAACTCCTCGTAGTCCTCCGGATCCATGACGTTGGAGAAGCGGAGTCCAACGATGCTCAGCTCCGGGTCCCAGCGCGTCATCTGGATCGCCATCTGCTCCTCGAGGTGCTTCACCAGAGAGTAGGTGCTCTCCGGGCGCGCCGGATATTCCTCATCTACCGGGATGTAGGGAGGGTCGACGTCGAACGGCAGTCCCAGCACCGTCTCACTGGATGCATACACGATTTTTTTGATGCCGGCCCTGCGGGCCGCCTGGAACACGTTGTAGGTGGACAGCATGTTGTTCTCGAATGTGGCGGCGTCGGGCACCAGCCCTGGAGCGGGGATGGCACCCAGATGGACTATCGCGTCGAAGCCCTGGTGCCGGTCATCGAGACCCAGGATGACGTCGACGACCTGCCCGTAATTGCGCAGATCCACGGCGGTGAAATGCGGGCTCCGGTCACCCGTCCGGTCCAGGTTGCGAACCGAATGCCCGTCCGCCACAAGCCTGCGGACCACGTTCCGTCCGAGCTTTCCGCTGCCTCCCGTTACGGCAATTCTCACCGCGGCCTCCTCCTGTTGGTTTGGCCGCCCTGGCCAGGGCGGCCGTCCTCCGTTGGCCGCAGCGGCTCCCGCCGCCCGGCACCTTCCCCAAGCCTAGGGCCCGCCGCCGTAACCGCGGCCATGGCGCGTGCCGAACTGGTGTATATTTTCTCGGTACGGTTTAGCAGAAGGCCGATGGATTGTTGTTCGATCCGGCACCTTGCTCGCTGCTATCCGCCCCGGCCACGGGGTACCTGCGCTGCGCCCGCCGGTTCGTCTTGACCCGAGCGAAACGGTACCGAAAGATCGTGGCCAGCGAGTCGACCGCAAAACCTGAAACCTCAATCACGGAGCACCTCAACGAGCTTGTGCTCACCAGCTCCGACGTGGGCGAATTCCTCCACGAGCTCGCCCGGATCTCCGCACGCAGCCTGTCCGAACCCGGGGACGAAGTCCTCTGCGGCGTAACCCTGCTGCGGCACCGCAAGGCAGCCACCGTGGCGAGCAGCAGCCCTGAGGCGCAGGCCATGGACGAGATCCAGTACGACTTCGGCGACGGTCCCTGCATGACGGCCTCGCGCGAGCAGGTCACCATCCATATCACCGATCTCCGGAAGCACGACCGTTGGGCCAGCTACGCCCAGAAGGTGCTGGGGCAAGGAGTCCGGTCAATCCTCGCCATTCCGTTTGTGCTTGAGGGCGAGACCCGGGCCGCCCTGAACCTTTACTCACACCGGCCAGGACGTTTCGAGGGGCGGGTCCTGGAACTTGCGCAGGACTTTGTCAGCCAGACGTCGATGGCCCTGCGGCTGGCGGTGCGATTCGCCCACTACAGCGACGCGGCGGCGAACCTCAAGGCCACGCTCGAAACCCGGACGGTGATCGACGTCGCCGTCGGCGTGATCATGGCGCAGAACAGGTGCAGCCAGGAGGAAGCCTTCGAGCTGCTCAAGGCAGCGTCGAGTACGCGCAACATCAAGCTACACAGCATTGCGACGTCGATCGTTGACTCGCTTGGACAGGGCCCGGCAAAGACCCACTACGAGGGCTGAGCAGCCGGGCTAGGGGCCACCGAAACTCTGGCCTTCGGGTTCCTGCCCCGTAGTCCGTGAAGCCCCGTCGGTTCCTGCACCGGCAGCTCCAGCGCCGCGGGAGACGCGGATCTTCTGGCCGCCCGCAGCGGGCTCCTCGTTCAACGGAACGCGCACTTCCAGAACGCCGTCAGTGTACGACGCACGGATGTCCTCCTGGTTCACCGGGGCGGGGAGACTAACGGTCCGCGAAAATGTGCCAAAGCGGAATTCCGAGCGGTACCCTTCCTTGTCCTTGTGCTCCGATTTTTCTTCACGGCGGACGGTGATCTGCAGTTGACTGCCGGCCAGGGTGATGTCTACGTCATTGTCAGGATCGATACCCGGCGCTTCGGCCTTTACCACCAGTGAGCCGCCCTCACGGTATTCCTCAACCCGCAGCCAGGCGTCCAAGTCTCCCTCCAGGAAGCGGCGGAAGGGTTCCGGGATGTCGACGCCGGCACGCCTGAATATGTTGGTCATCGCTGTTACCTCCTGTCAGCTTCCGTCCCCCATTGCAGGATGCGGAGGACCGGAATGGGTCCCAACACCAACAAAGCTACGCCCTTGCGGAACGCTTGTTAAGGCGGTGGTCCGGGCGCCCATCGAGTGGCTGCCCTCCCCGCCTTCCGCAGCTCAGCGCACACCAATCCGGAAGTTTCCCTATGAAAAACCGGGAACTTTCCGGCAGACGCGCCCGTGCTCCGGGCGGAGAAGGACTTTTCGCTGCGTTGGCCCCCCAATTTCCGGCCAGAACATTCCATGGAGGGGTGCCGGCAGCGAGGTTTTCACAGGAGGAATACCGCACACTGGCGCCATGCAAAAGGATCATGCCGCCAACGGAGGAACCGCGATGAGGAAGCCGGAAGAAAACGCGAACCTTCACGGAGGTCCCGATGGACGCTAGTGTCCCCACGCCGGCTGAGCCCGAAGGGCTGAAGACGGCTGCTGAACCGGGGCGATGCACCCAGGATGCGGAGGATGCGTTCGAGGTTTTCTGCAGCGACTCGCTGAGGTCCATTGACAGGACCGTGATGCGCGCCCAGGTCATCGAACTCATCCTTGACATTCTCGCCACCACGGATGTCCAGTCGGAAGCCCGGCACCGGCTGCTGCAGCACCTGGCCTCACATCCGGGATCCCCCGAACAAGCGCTGCTGTGCCACCTGACCGAAAACGCGTGTCTCCCGCCGGCAGCGGGCGGCAGCTCCCTCCCGGCGGGCGGAGACTACTCCGCAGCAGGCGTTGCTGAGGGGCCGATGGAAAGTAGCGGGAACACAGTTGACGGAGCGAAGCCGAAGTGGCTGCCGGCTCCACTGCGGAACCTGCTCCGGCTCGACTGATAGCGTCCCGCGGTGTCAGCTCCGGTGGTGCGCGATCAGCCAGCCGGCCATCTGCTGCGCCCGCTTGGAAGCGAGGAAGTCGCCTTCTGTGGCGGAAATTATGGAACCCTTCATCAGGATGTGCCAGGAGCGTGCGAATTCGTCAGGGCGCTCCAGCCCCGCCTCCTCGGCAAGTGCCTGGATGTGACCCCGGATTCTGGCGAGGTAACCGATGCTGGCCTCGCCAAGCGGATGCCCCGGTCCCATCTCGAGGAGGACGTTGATGAAGGTGCACGCTTCGAAATCGTCCCGCTCGAACCAGTCGCCGAAGACGTCGAAGATGGCAAGCAGGCGGCCTTCGGGCGTGGTCCCCCTGCGCCTCGCCTCGGAGACAATGAGGTCCACCGTCCAAACCTGGTCGCGGAGTGCCAGGAAAGCCAGAACCAGTGCATCCTTGGACGGGAAGTGGCGGTAAAAAGTGGATTTAGCTACGCCGGACCGTTCGATCAGCTCATTGATTCCGACGTCGCGGACACCGCGGTGGGAGAACAGCTCGTAGGCAGTGGCGAGGATCCGGTCCACGGGTTCACTATGGCCGGTCCGCACCTCTTCAGGCATCACGGCATCCCCGGTTGCATCAGGAGCACTCATCAGAGAATCAGTGTACCTTGGGACTGGCAGAGACAGACCTGTCTGTCTTATTGTGTTAGGAACATGACGCCTCGTCTTCGGGAAATGTGGGTCCCCCCGGACGCTGGAGTCACTGCAATGGAGCAGAGACGGAGGGCACAATGGACGACGACATCCGCGCGGTGGAAGAAGCCGTGGCGACCCTGGAATCCACACAGGCGGAGCACGACCCGGCAGCGGCAACCCTGCAGCATGCAGTTGCCGCGGCTGTAACCCACGGCAAGCCGATCAGTGAAGTAGCGGCGGCCGCGCACATGACAGCGTTGGAGGTCCTCGATGCAGCTGATGCCGCCACGTATCCGCAACAGGCACTCCAGCCCTGGATGGTGGCCCAGTAGCTGCGCGCAAGATCTTGCGAAAACTTGATTGGATCCCGAGTTAAAGCTGCGGCAAGCCTGATCGGCCCGCGCCACCCTTAAGCATCAGCCCCTGGAGGAGCGATCCTTCCAGGGAAAGCATGCAACTAGGACCGCAAGGAAGCGGGGGGCGCCATGAACTACTCACCAGCTCTCGAGGAAGTCGTCGCAGTCGGCGGCGTCATCACCGATCGGAAGCCCGTGGACTTTCACCGGCTGGGGCTCGCCGGCTGCATTGACCGGCTC from Arthrobacter globiformis harbors:
- a CDS encoding alkaline phosphatase D family protein, which encodes MDITRRTLITSSLGAGLVMALPGTAVADPRNAEASLPTDPFTLGVASGDPWPDGFVLWTRLALNPLAEDGLGGMPSRVVAVAWEVAEDPAMRNVVQRGVEQALPESAHSVHADLRGLKPGREYFYRFRAGRHISPVGRTLTSPAWYETPAALAMSFASCAQYEHGFFTAYRRLAEDQPDLVLHLGDYQYEYKKGSYVTGGGNVRDHEGPETVTLENYRQRHAQYKADADLQAAHAAAPWLVVWDDHEVDNNWADEVPENADPAQLNDTAANFRKRRAAAFQAYYENMPLRAPSMPAGADMKIYRTVQWGQLANFHMMDTRQYRDDQLAGDGWRKNVQERLAENRTITGAEQEQWLLDGFRKSKARWDLLGQQVFFAERDRNQAAETMAWNEHLKFYNDQRGYVRTTITKDSLTADFRVLDYVNTPGSPVSTKASFRIDDGVPGLQARA
- a CDS encoding NAD-dependent epimerase/dehydratase family protein; this translates as MRIAVTGGSGKLGRNVVRRLVADGHSVRNLDRTGDRSPHFTAVDLRNYGQVVDVILGLDDRHQGFDAIVHLGAIPAPGLVPDAATFENNMLSTYNVFQAARRAGIKKIVYASSETVLGLPFDVDPPYIPVDEEYPARPESTYSLVKHLEEQMAIQMTRWDPELSIVGLRFSNVMDPEDYEEFPSFDSDAALRKWNLWGYIDARDGAQAVARALEYRAPGFEAFIIANEDTVMSRSSASLAQEVFPRVEVTKQLGEHETLLSIDKARRLLGYAPEHSWRNYHSNRTTPTED
- a CDS encoding GAF and ANTAR domain-containing protein; the protein is MASESTAKPETSITEHLNELVLTSSDVGEFLHELARISARSLSEPGDEVLCGVTLLRHRKAATVASSSPEAQAMDEIQYDFGDGPCMTASREQVTIHITDLRKHDRWASYAQKVLGQGVRSILAIPFVLEGETRAALNLYSHRPGRFEGRVLELAQDFVSQTSMALRLAVRFAHYSDAAANLKATLETRTVIDVAVGVIMAQNRCSQEEAFELLKAASSTRNIKLHSIATSIVDSLGQGPAKTHYEG
- a CDS encoding Hsp20/alpha crystallin family protein, which gives rise to MTNIFRRAGVDIPEPFRRFLEGDLDAWLRVEEYREGGSLVVKAEAPGIDPDNDVDITLAGSQLQITVRREEKSEHKDKEGYRSEFRFGTFSRTVSLPAPVNQEDIRASYTDGVLEVRVPLNEEPAAGGQKIRVSRGAGAAGAGTDGASRTTGQEPEGQSFGGP
- a CDS encoding TetR/AcrR family transcriptional regulator, translated to MSAPDATGDAVMPEEVRTGHSEPVDRILATAYELFSHRGVRDVGINELIERSGVAKSTFYRHFPSKDALVLAFLALRDQVWTVDLIVSEARRRGTTPEGRLLAIFDVFGDWFERDDFEACTFINVLLEMGPGHPLGEASIGYLARIRGHIQALAEEAGLERPDEFARSWHILMKGSIISATEGDFLASKRAQQMAGWLIAHHRS